In Candidatus Coatesbacteria bacterium, the genomic stretch CAGCAGGATCAGCAGCACGAGCAGTACGCGCACCACCACCCGGACCGTCTTGCGCAGCCAGTCCGGCGGTTTCCAGCGGTGCAGCCGCTCGAAGAATCGTTCCAGGGCGTTCATCGCTTGGCTCATCACCTCGGCGGCGATTGTAACTCATCGCGGGGCCGGAACCCAGCGCCATCCTGAGAGCCCCGGTTCCGCCGTCCACCCGGTCACCCCTTGACGCTCGGGCCGGACGGCCGTATAATCGCCCCTGTTCTTCTTCAGCCTACGTCAAACCGACGCCCGGCATTCCCGGCGTCCCCAACCCGCGGACCCCATGGACTACACCCTGCTGTTCTACGCCGTGCTCAGTCTGGGCGGGCTGGGCCTGCTGTTCGGCCTTGGCCTGGCCGTGGCGGCCAAGAAGTTCGCCGTCGAGGTCGATCCCAAGGTCGAGGAGATCCTCGAGTTGCTCCCCGGTGCCAACTGCGGCGGCTGCGGCTACCCCGGCTGCTCCGGCTACGCCGAGGCCGTGGCCTCCGGCGAGGCCCCCGTCACCGGCTGCGCCCCCGGCGGTCCCGAACTGGCCGAGCAGATCGGCAAGGTCCTCGGCGTCTCCGTCGACGCCGCCTCGCGCAAGGTGGCCGTCGTGCGCTGCCGCGGCGACCGCGACAACGCCCGGGACGCCTTCACCTACTACGGCGTCCCGACTTGCCGCGCCGCCGACCAGCTCGACAACGGACCCAAGGCCTGCGTCTACGGTTGTTTGGGCTTCGGCGACTGCGTCGAGTCCTGCAAGTTCGACGCCCTGCTGATGGGTGACAACGGCTTGCCCGTCGTCATCGACGACAACTGCACCGCCTGCGGCGCCTGTGTCGAGGCCTGCCCCCGGGGCATCATGGAGCTGATGCCCGCCGACGAGCCCGTCTTCCTGGCCTGCATCAACCGCGACCGCGGCAAGTCCGTCAAGGATGTCTGCCGCGTCGGCTGCATCGGCTGCACCCTCTGCACCAAGGAGAAGGGCAACCCCAACGGCGGCATCGTCATGGACGGCGCCCTGCCCGTGTTGGACTTCGGCCACGAGGGCCACGACTTCTGCGATCCGCTGCGCGCCTGCCCGATGAACTGCTTCGTCCGCCGTCTGCCCGTCGAGGACGCGGCCCGCAAAGACGAAGACGCCGCCTGAGGCGGCGGCGCGTCACCGGCCTTTGCAATACCATACCGCGGGGCTTCTCGGCCACGCGGTTTTTTTCGACAGCGTTTCTCCACCGACTACCCGGGCAATCACTCGTTGGAGTGAGGTTAGTCTCGGTATCCAGCGGACACGGCTCCAGTCGGGGTCTGGCTGGATGTCGCGCAGAACCCATCGACCCTGAACACTCCTGCTGAACGACTGCCTGACTGCTGTTTCCCCCATGTCTCTTGATAACCCGCTGCCGCTGGTCTCGGCGAAGGACAGGCTGAAGTGTCAGACAGGCGCCGAGATGCCTTATCGACATCTTCTTGCTCGTTACTGCTTAGTTACTCTACAGGGGGATGGCTGTTGAGGCGTGTAGCAGTAACGGTGTGCCTTGGTTGACTCATACGCCGACACCGCGCCGTCCAGCGTCGTCAATGGAAGCCACCGCAGGGGATATCGTCGAAGCCCCGAAGCGTTGCGGCGCCCGGCGGGCAACCCCGGCTTCCGGCCGTCGGCATTCGCGGCGCGTGCTTGAGAACCGGGCGGGGGCTGTTGGGCTCCCCGCCCGGTTCTCAAGCACGTTGAACGACCGCCGCTTCAGCGGCGCCGTTTCTTGCGACGTCGTCCGCCCCGGCGGGAGCGCTTCTTCTTCTCCCGCTCCCGGCGGCGCAGCTCCTTGAGAGCCTCGGCGGCCGCCAGGGCCTCGGCGCCTTTCTTGGTGGTGTCGACGCCCTCGCCGCAGGGCGCGCCGTCGACCAGGGCCCGGGAACGGTACAGCCGGCGGTGGTCGGGGCCCTCGACGGTGACCTCGTAGGTCGGCAGGGTGATATCGTGGCGGTGGCAGTACTGCTGCAGGTCGCCCTTGGGGTCGTCGACGGCCTCGATCAGCTCCTCGAACAGCAGCTCCCGGGCCACCCGGGCGGCGTGGTGATAGCCGGCGTCGATGAACAGAGCGCCGAAGAGGGCCTCGAAGGCGTTCTCGAGGTTGGAATCCCGGTCGGCGCCGCCGGATTCCCGCT encodes the following:
- a CDS encoding Fe-S cluster domain-containing protein produces the protein MDYTLLFYAVLSLGGLGLLFGLGLAVAAKKFAVEVDPKVEEILELLPGANCGGCGYPGCSGYAEAVASGEAPVTGCAPGGPELAEQIGKVLGVSVDAASRKVAVVRCRGDRDNARDAFTYYGVPTCRAADQLDNGPKACVYGCLGFGDCVESCKFDALLMGDNGLPVVIDDNCTACGACVEACPRGIMELMPADEPVFLACINRDRGKSVKDVCRVGCIGCTLCTKEKGNPNGGIVMDGALPVLDFGHEGHDFCDPLRACPMNCFVRRLPVEDAARKDEDAA
- the rnc gene encoding ribonuclease III, whose protein sequence is MDEDDLYILDAVEEITGHRFGNLELLRKALTHPSYYHENEGCEGHYQRLEYLGDAVLDLAVAEFLYHVDQTGNEGDLTEKRVSMVCGDNLAQRARELELGELLYLGKGERESGGADRDSNLENAFEALFGALFIDAGYHHAARVARELLFEELIEAVDDPKGDLQQYCHRHDITLPTYEVTVEGPDHRRLYRSRALVDGAPCGEGVDTTKKGAEALAAAEALKELRRREREKKKRSRRGGRRRKKRRR